The Primulina eburnea isolate SZY01 unplaced genomic scaffold, ASM2296580v1 ctg1320_ERROPOS1310249, whole genome shotgun sequence genome contains a region encoding:
- the LOC140820655 gene encoding protein FAR1-RELATED SEQUENCE 5-like — protein MDQYSGDEQSYIPQFGDDQKPQIGMRFDSLEDAFSFYKQYARESGFSARMSNSKKSKKTNEITWKKFVRFKEGHTDDIRWSKQTQNDQPRKERARGETRTGCLSKISVVKEQTGPGWVVSTFIESHNHPLSTPSKVHLLRSHRGISASKKMLSQQFAEANVPTCQQMRLFEMESGGPEHVGFIKRDIRNYEKKC, from the coding sequence ATGGATCAATATAGTGGAGATGAACAATCGTACATCCCCCAATTCGGTGATGATCAGAAACCCCAGATTGGTATGAGATTTGATTCGTTAGAGGATGCATTTTCATTCTACAAACAATATGCCCGAGAATCCGGTTTTAGCGCGAGAATGAGTAATAGCAAGAAAAgtaagaaaacgaacgaaattACATGGAAGAAATTTGTACGCTTTAAAGAAGGGCATACAGATGATATTCGATGGAGCAAACAGACACAAAATGATCAACCAAGAAAAGAAAGAGCCCGTGGTGAGACTAGAACCGGATGTTTGTCCAAGATTTCAGTTGTCAAGGAACAAACAGGTCCAGGTTGGGTTGTCAGTACCTTCATTGAAAGTCATAATCATCCATTATCGACTCCGTCGAAGGTGCATTTGTTACGCTCGCATCGTGGTATTTCTGCATCAAAAAAAATGTTGAGTCAACAATTTGCAGAAGCCAATGTGCCGACTTGTCAACAAATGAGATTATTTGAGATGGAGTCTGGAGGGCCTGAACATGTAGGTTTCATAAAAAGAGATATCAGAAACTACGAGAAAAAGTGTTAG